One part of the Halobacteria archaeon AArc-dxtr1 genome encodes these proteins:
- a CDS encoding DUF1918 domain-containing protein, producing MSFEEDDQVVLDDKHSEFDGEVGTVTQTMESMFGDVTYTISFEDGQETGVPEDALEEADESDGEDAEDADEE from the coding sequence ATGAGCTTCGAGGAAGACGACCAAGTCGTTCTGGACGACAAGCACAGCGAGTTCGACGGCGAGGTCGGCACCGTCACCCAGACGATGGAGTCGATGTTCGGCGACGTCACCTACACGATCAGCTTCGAGGACGGCCAGGAGACCGGCGTTCCCGAAGACGCCCTCGAGGAAGCCGACGAGAGTGACGGTGAGGACGCCGAAGACGCAGACGAGGAGTAA
- a CDS encoding RNA-binding protein: MARIPFHYVDLRTFCYATEDDKRVEDALRTYLPEEYEIERVESEGHYGDRILVLSARLENADDVRHVLSRLADLETFDELVAELDQRVTENCEFFLRLDKQAAFGGEVHLGEGITFRAKVEAYPAKKAAAVENATEVLERLDERD; the protein is encoded by the coding sequence ATGGCACGGATTCCCTTTCACTACGTCGACCTGCGAACCTTCTGTTACGCGACGGAAGACGACAAGCGCGTCGAGGACGCCCTCCGGACCTACCTTCCCGAGGAGTACGAGATCGAACGCGTCGAGAGCGAGGGCCACTACGGCGACCGCATTCTCGTCCTCTCGGCGCGTCTCGAGAACGCCGACGACGTCCGCCACGTCCTCTCGCGACTCGCCGATCTCGAGACCTTCGACGAACTCGTCGCGGAGTTAGACCAGCGCGTAACCGAGAACTGCGAGTTCTTCCTCCGGTTGGACAAGCAGGCGGCCTTCGGCGGCGAGGTCCACCTCGGCGAGGGAATCACGTTCCGCGCGAAAGTCGAGGCCTACCCGGCGAAGAAAGCGGCCGCCGTCGAGAACGCGACCGAAGTGCTCGAACGCCTCGACGAGCGCGACTGA
- a CDS encoding SPFH/Band 7/PHB domain protein: protein MMMLSIVPLQLQLGDPVLLVGALVLVVAVAVIWSMVEIVDAYNKGALTIFGEYRKLLEPGLNIVPPFVSRVHTFDMRTQTIDVPSQEAITRDNSPVTADAVVYIRVMNAKRAFLEVDDYKRAVSNLAQTTLRAVLGDMELDDTLSRREMINERIRQELDEPTDEWGIRVESVEVREVTPSRDVKGAMEEQTSAERRRRAMILEAQGERRSAVERAEGDKQSDIIRAQGEKQSQILEAQGDSISTVLRARSAESMGERAVIDQGMETLTEIGQSESTTFVLPQELSSMLGRYGKHLTGSDVSEDDDQLESLDFDDETRELIGLDDIAEIIGEIEETEMDVEAMEQEAQAIQEGEDMPDDATVNVSETRSDADGESGR from the coding sequence ATGATGATGCTCTCGATTGTCCCGCTACAGCTGCAACTCGGTGATCCGGTGTTGCTCGTTGGCGCGCTGGTGCTCGTGGTCGCCGTCGCCGTCATCTGGTCGATGGTCGAGATCGTCGACGCGTACAACAAGGGCGCGCTCACGATCTTCGGGGAGTACCGGAAGCTCTTGGAGCCGGGACTGAACATCGTCCCGCCGTTCGTCTCGCGCGTCCACACGTTCGACATGCGAACCCAGACGATCGACGTCCCGAGTCAGGAGGCGATCACCCGAGACAACTCGCCGGTGACTGCCGACGCCGTCGTCTACATCAGGGTGATGAACGCCAAACGGGCGTTCCTGGAGGTCGACGACTACAAGCGAGCCGTCTCGAACCTGGCCCAGACGACGCTCCGAGCCGTGCTGGGGGACATGGAACTCGACGACACGCTCTCCCGACGCGAAATGATCAACGAGCGCATCCGCCAGGAGTTAGACGAGCCTACCGATGAGTGGGGGATTCGCGTCGAGTCCGTCGAGGTCCGCGAAGTGACACCCTCGCGCGACGTCAAGGGCGCGATGGAAGAACAAACCTCTGCGGAGCGCAGACGCCGTGCCATGATTCTCGAAGCGCAGGGTGAACGCCGCAGCGCCGTCGAGCGAGCCGAGGGTGACAAGCAGAGTGACATCATCCGCGCCCAAGGTGAGAAACAGAGCCAGATTCTCGAAGCCCAGGGTGACTCGATCTCGACCGTTCTGCGTGCCCGATCTGCTGAGTCGATGGGCGAGCGTGCGGTGATCGACCAGGGGATGGAGACGCTAACCGAGATTGGCCAGAGCGAGTCGACGACATTCGTCCTCCCACAGGAGCTCTCCTCGATGCTCGGCCGCTACGGCAAGCACCTCACCGGTAGCGACGTCAGCGAGGACGACGATCAACTCGAGAGTCTCGACTTCGACGATGAAACGCGTGAGCTGATCGGTCTCGACGACATCGCCGAGATCATCGGCGAGATCGAGGAGACCGAAATGGACGTCGAAGCGATGGAACAGGAGGCACAGGCGATCCAGGAGGGCGAGGACATGCCGGACGATGCCACCGTCAACGTTTCCGAGACGCGTT